The Ahaetulla prasina isolate Xishuangbanna chromosome 4, ASM2864084v1, whole genome shotgun sequence genome has a window encoding:
- the LOC131197952 gene encoding vomeronasal type-2 receptor 26-like: protein MLEETKRLSDKVVVFVALMIAIQALLHAPHKVPDAKCPVGEPLSILHKYYQPGHFIIAGIFSQIYIFSSPISYEMPPSEESLDDHVMLTQNYQHILALVFAVKEINENAQLLPNVSLGFHILNSHFLARWTYLASMELLSTKDKFIPNYKCDTHNDILGVIGGPNSEVCLHMTSILSLYKIPQILYGSSPVINDKTKEDFFHQMFPERSLQYMGILELLLYFNWFWIGVVASDDDNRQGEIFVQNILPIYSQHGICVAFLETMPKTAFSGEFAEIVTKWFATSHIVTGSTANTVIIQGEIHTIGVLRLIFHFAQFYDTAIESRVWIMTAQTDFASPSFLRDSDVQCLHGALSLAVHTNSPRGFQSFLKERNPASENRDVFIRVLWKDAFNCGFSDSPLEEKDEEICSGEEKLENLPMTLFDTSMSGHSYSIYNAVYIMAYALHAITSSKRKQRGKMKQIGQVQLNQEPWQKRPHSLCNDNCHSGSSKTKIEGKPFCCYRCHSCPEGKIANQKDMDDCLPCPEGQYPNNNHDSCLPKHITFLSYEDVLGTSLAIMAIVFACIATVVLGIFIKYQDTPIVKANNRNITYLLLISLVLSFLCSFLFIGKPEKVTCLLRQTAFGIVFSVAISCILAKTIIVILAFMASMPGSKMRSWLGKQLDNYIVLSCSFVQVILCTAWLITSPPYPDAEMNLVADEIILGCNEGSTLMFYCVLFYLLFLAIVGFSVAFQARHLPDSFNETKFISFSLLCFCSVWLSFFPTYLSTKGKYMVAVEIFSILSSSVGSLGCIFFPKCFVILVRPDLNNKKQLMRGKREGI from the exons ATGTTGGAAGAGACAAAGAGACTCTCAGACAAAGTGGTGGTATTTGTGGCTCTGATGATAGCTATACAAGCTCTGCTTCATGCTCCACACAAAGTCCCTGATGCTAAGTGTCCTGTTGGGGAACCTCTTTCTATTCTCCACAAGTATTACCAGCCAGGCCATTTCATCATTGCAGGCATTTTCTCTCAGATCTACATTTTTTCGAGTCCAATCAGTTACGAAATGCCGCCTTCTGAAGAAAGTTTGGATGACCATGT GATGCTTACTCAGAATTATCAGCACATTCTGGCCTTGGTATTTGCTGTGAAGGAAATCAATGAGAATGCCCAACTCTTACCCAATGTGAGTTTAGGCTTCCATATTTTAAACAGCCATTTCCTTGCAAGATGGACCTACCTTGCCTCTATGGAACTACTATCCACAAAGGACAAATTCATTCCTAACTACAAATGTGATACTCACAATGATATTTTGGGAGTCATTGGGGGACCTAATTCTGAAGTCTGTCTCCACATGACAAGCATCCTGAGCCTCTACAAAATTCCACAG ATCTTATACGGTTCATCACCAGTGATAAATGACAAGACCAAAGAAGATTTCTTCCACCAGATGTTTCCAGAAAGGAGCCTTCAGTATATGGGGATTCTTGAGTTGCTACTGTATTTCAATTGGTTCTGGATTGGTGTAGTTGCTTCTGATGATGACAATCGTCAAGGAGAGATATTTGTACAGAATATACTTCCCATATATTCTCAGCATGGTATCTGTGTGGCTTTCTTAGAAACGATGCCCAAAACGGCTTTCTCAGGTGAATTTGCTGAAATAGTAACAAAATGGTTTGCAACGTCACATATTGTCACAGGAAGCACAGCTAATACTGTTATTATACAAGGCGAAATACACACTATTGGTGTTTTAAGATTAATTTTCCACTTTGCACAATTTTATGATACAGCAATTGAGAGTCGAGTGTGGATCATGACAGCCCAGACGGATTTTGCATCTCCCAGTTTTCTAAGAGATTCTGACGTTCAATGCCTCCATGGAGCTCTGTCCCTTGCAGTTCACACAAACTCACCTAGAGGATTCCAGAGCTTTCTGAAGGAAAGGAATCCTGCTTCAGAGAATAGAGATGTCTTTATCAGAGTCTTGTGGAAAGACGCATTTAATTGTGGTTTCTCAGATTCCCCTCTAGAAGAGAAGGATGAGGAGATCTGCAGTGGGGAGGAAAAGCTGGAGAATCTCCCTATGACCCTTTTTGACACAAGCATGTCTGGTCACAGTTATAGCATCTACAATGCAGTTTACATTATGGCATATGCTTTGCATGCAATAACTTCATCCAAGAGAAAACAAAGAGGAAAGATGAAACAGATCGGACAAGTTCAATTAAATCAGGAACCATGGCAG AAAAGACCCCATTCACTGTGCAATGACAATTGTCACTCAGGTTCCAGTAAGACCAAGATAGAAGGGAAACCCTTTTGCTGTTATAGGTGCCATTCATGTCCAGAGGGAAAGATTGCAAATCAAAAAG ACATGGATGATTGTTTACCATGCCCAGAAGGACAATATCCAAATAACAACCATGACTCGTGCCTTCCAAAACATATAACTTTCTTGTCGTATGAAGATGTGTTAGGCACCAGTTTGGCCATTATGGCAATTGTCTTTGCTTGCATTGCTACTGTGGTGCTTGGGATCTTCATCAAATACCAGGACACTCCCATTGTCAAGGCCAACAACCGAAACATCACCTACCTTCTCCTCATCTCGCTTGTGCTCTCATTCCTTTGCAGTTTTTTATTCATTGGAAAACCTGAAAAGGTGACCTGCCTTTTGCGACAAACTGCTTTTGGGATTGTCTTCTCAGTAGCCATTTCTTGTATATTGGCGAAAACCATCATTGTCATTTTAGCTTTCATGGCTTCAATGCCAGGATCCAAGATGAGGAGCTGGCTGGGCAAACAGTTAGATAATTACATTGTTCTTTCTTGCTCCTTTGTTCAAGTCATTCTTTGCACTGCATGGCTTATAACCTCACCCCCATATCCAGATGCTGAGATGAACTTAGTGGCAGATGAAATCATCCTGGGATGTAATGAAGGATCTACTCTCATGTTTTACTGTGTCTTATTCTACCTGCTTTTCCTTGCCATTGTTGGTTTCAGTGTGGCTTTCCAAGCCCGGCATTTACCAGACAGTTTTAATGAGACCAAGTTTATCTCCTTCAGCCTGTTGTGTTTTTGTAGTGTCTGGTTGTCCTTTTTTCCAACCTATCTGAGCACCaaggggaaatacatggtggctgtggagatcttttCTATATTATCTTCCAGTGTAGGGTCACTGGGTTgcatctttttccccaaatgctttGTTATTCTAGTAAGGCCTGATCTGAACAATAAAAAGCAGTTAATGAGAGGCAAGAGAGAAGGAATATAA